The Caldisericota bacterium genome contains a region encoding:
- a CDS encoding electron transfer flavoprotein subunit alpha/FixB family protein — MKFLIVVNKHNGIIEKVSQLGGEIFVASFDKKSSANFVPSDEITNVIEGCSFLMKVCEELTPDVIFFSSDLILRETASYFSGRKGLGLIAHSKKLKMDGDRLIGTVPGGNNLFAEVLSVSCPVLLILKDDKVAEMPPIKPKYVSFATSDLIQCNSVKKTSANPIKTARIVVGVGRGVKPSLMPEVEKFTKSINGEIGCTRPLADIGMFSEERMIGETGISISPDIYIALGISGALQHLSGVNGRHIIAVNSDPNAPIFSKSEISINQPVEVVLKDFKKCLKSFSL; from the coding sequence ATGAAATTTCTTATTGTAGTGAACAAGCATAATGGTATTATTGAAAAGGTAAGCCAACTAGGCGGGGAGATTTTTGTTGCTAGTTTTGACAAAAAAAGCAGTGCCAACTTTGTGCCATCTGACGAAATAACAAATGTAATTGAAGGATGCAGTTTTTTAATGAAAGTGTGTGAAGAACTTACTCCTGATGTCATCTTTTTTTCGTCCGACCTTATATTGAGAGAAACTGCGTCTTATTTTTCTGGCAGGAAAGGGCTTGGACTTATTGCTCATAGTAAGAAATTGAAAATGGATGGCGACAGGTTGATAGGCACAGTTCCCGGAGGGAATAATCTTTTTGCAGAGGTACTATCTGTTTCTTGCCCCGTGCTTCTTATTTTGAAAGATGACAAAGTGGCGGAGATGCCCCCTATAAAACCTAAATATGTTTCATTTGCGACAAGCGATTTGATCCAATGTAACTCTGTTAAAAAAACATCTGCAAATCCTATTAAAACAGCACGTATTGTCGTAGGAGTAGGAAGAGGAGTAAAGCCTTCTCTTATGCCAGAGGTAGAGAAATTTACAAAAAGTATTAATGGAGAAATTGGCTGCACAAGGCCTTTAGCGGATATAGGGATGTTTTCCGAGGAAAGAATGATAGGAGAGACAGGTATATCTATTTCACCCGATATCTATATTGCATTGGGTATCTCAGGTGCATTACAGCATTTGAGCGGAGTTAATGGTAGACATATTATTGCTGTGAACAGCGATCCTAATGCTCCAATTTTTTCAAAGAGCGAAATTTCGATTAATCAGCCTGTTGAAGTTGTTTTAAAGGATTTTAAGAAATGCCTAAAAAGTTTTTCACTGTAA